The following proteins are co-located in the Mesorhizobium australicum WSM2073 genome:
- a CDS encoding SRPBCC family protein yields MNDSAQQTRTVVVEREISHPPEKLWRALTQPHLIEEWLMKNDFKPAVGHRFNISADWGGVLDCEVLAVEPHKRLSYSWNLAHQDPAFDLRSVVTFTLTPTPTGTHLRMEQAGFRPDQKRAYGGAKVGWPQFLEKLEELLARTD; encoded by the coding sequence GTGAACGATAGTGCACAGCAAACCCGCACTGTCGTCGTCGAGCGGGAGATCTCCCATCCGCCCGAAAAACTCTGGCGCGCGCTGACGCAACCGCATCTGATCGAGGAGTGGCTGATGAAGAACGATTTCAAACCCGCCGTCGGCCATCGCTTCAACATCAGCGCCGACTGGGGCGGCGTGCTGGACTGCGAGGTGCTTGCCGTCGAGCCGCACAAGAGGTTGTCCTACAGCTGGAACCTCGCGCATCAGGACCCAGCGTTCGATCTCAGGAGCGTTGTGACTTTCACGCTCACCCCGACGCCAACGGGAACCCATCTGCGCATGGAGCAGGCCGGTTTCCGGCCCGACCAGAAGCGGGCCTATGGCGGCGCCAAGGTGGGTTGGCCGCAATTCCTGGAAAAGCTGGAAGAGCTTCTGGCGCGGACGGACTGA
- a CDS encoding ArsR/SmtB family transcription factor — translation MPDAHDTLFRTLADPTRRAIFERLCRQGEQTVGALTSQSGVSQPAVSKHLGVLKQAGLVRDRHEGRQTHYSAQLAALAPLMDWTRHMAGFWESRFDDLEDLLKRMDQ, via the coding sequence ATGCCAGACGCTCATGACACGCTCTTCAGGACGCTCGCCGACCCGACACGGCGGGCGATCTTCGAGCGGCTGTGCCGCCAGGGAGAGCAGACGGTCGGGGCGCTGACCAGCCAGTCCGGCGTCTCGCAGCCGGCGGTGTCGAAGCATCTCGGCGTTCTGAAGCAGGCCGGGCTGGTGCGCGACCGCCACGAAGGCCGCCAGACGCATTACAGCGCCCAGCTTGCCGCGCTGGCGCCGCTGATGGACTGGACACGCCATATGGCGGGGTTCTGGGAAAGCCGGTTCGACGACCTCGAGGATTTGCTCAAAAGGATGGACCAGTGA
- a CDS encoding VOC family protein encodes MKIKLTSIYVDDQEKALAFYTGVLGFTKKADFSNGPFRWLTVVSAEEPDGTELQLALNDNPAAKAYQQAIFKQGQPALMLFTDDIKGDHERIKANGGAFAMAPTDVTGSTIAKLEDGCGNLIQITELARW; translated from the coding sequence ATGAAGATCAAACTGACCAGCATCTATGTCGACGATCAGGAAAAGGCGCTTGCCTTCTACACCGGCGTGCTGGGCTTCACCAAAAAAGCCGATTTCAGCAATGGGCCGTTCCGTTGGCTGACGGTCGTCTCGGCCGAAGAGCCCGACGGGACCGAATTGCAGCTGGCGCTGAACGACAACCCGGCGGCCAAGGCCTACCAGCAGGCGATCTTCAAGCAGGGCCAGCCGGCGCTGATGCTCTTCACCGACGACATCAAGGGCGACCATGAGCGCATCAAGGCGAATGGCGGCGCCTTTGCCATGGCGCCTACCGACGTGACCGGCTCGACCATCGCCAAGTTGGAGGATGGCTGCGGCAATCTCATCCAGATCACCGAACTGGCGCGCTGGTAA